In Sphingomonas phyllosphaerae, one DNA window encodes the following:
- the grxC gene encoding glutaredoxin 3, which yields MAQVEIYTKAFCPYCARAMNLLASKDVAVEETDIGMNTAKRGEMIERAGGRTTVPQIFIDGTHVGGSDDLAALERAGKLDALLGR from the coding sequence ATGGCACAGGTCGAGATCTACACCAAGGCATTCTGTCCCTATTGCGCGCGCGCGATGAACCTGCTGGCATCCAAGGACGTCGCGGTGGAAGAGACGGACATCGGCATGAACACCGCCAAGCGTGGCGAGATGATCGAGCGCGCGGGCGGTCGCACCACCGTGCCGCAGATCTTCATCGATGGCACGCACGTCGGCGGCTCCGACGATCTCGCGGCGCTGGAACGCGCGGGCAAGCTCGACGCGCTGCTCGGCCGCTGA
- a CDS encoding methyltransferase domain-containing protein — protein MASPDIFDRAARRLRRDRAVAGYAGHDFLRAAMIEGIVDRLGAVKRDFTDVLDLGCFDASFEPPAGARVARFDPGFAFARAAGGVQGDEDRLPFADGAFDLVVAAGTLDSVGDLPGALTLIRRTLRPDGLFLGAFVGGNSLSTLRAVLRAAEGERPVARLHPQVDLRSAGDLLVRAGLTLPVADSETLTVRYGAFGRLLDDLRGMAGSNVLATRHPLSRTALARAAAAFAARADPDGRTAERFDLVFLTGWSPSPDQPKPARRGSAGASLAAALRPQG, from the coding sequence ATGGCCTCCCCCGACATCTTCGATCGCGCCGCCCGCCGCCTTCGCCGCGACCGTGCCGTCGCCGGCTATGCCGGGCACGATTTCCTTCGCGCCGCGATGATCGAAGGGATCGTCGACCGGCTCGGCGCGGTGAAGCGCGACTTCACCGACGTGCTCGATCTCGGATGTTTCGATGCCTCGTTCGAGCCGCCGGCGGGTGCACGCGTCGCGCGTTTCGATCCCGGCTTCGCGTTCGCGCGGGCGGCCGGCGGGGTACAGGGCGACGAGGACCGGCTGCCGTTCGCGGACGGCGCGTTCGATCTGGTCGTCGCGGCGGGAACGCTCGACAGCGTCGGCGACCTGCCCGGCGCGCTGACGCTCATCCGGCGGACGTTGCGTCCGGACGGGCTGTTCCTCGGCGCGTTCGTCGGCGGGAACAGCCTCTCGACGCTGCGCGCGGTGCTGCGCGCGGCGGAAGGCGAGCGCCCGGTCGCGCGGCTTCATCCGCAGGTCGACCTGCGCTCGGCGGGCGATCTGCTGGTGCGCGCCGGGCTGACGCTGCCGGTCGCCGACAGCGAGACGCTGACGGTGCGCTATGGCGCGTTCGGGCGCTTGCTCGACGATCTGCGCGGGATGGCGGGGAGCAACGTGCTCGCGACGCGGCATCCGCTATCGCGCACCGCGTTGGCACGCGCGGCAGCGGCGTTCGCAGCGCGCGCGGACCCGGACGGGCGAACGGCGGAGCGGTTCGATCTGGTCTTTCTGACCGGCTGGTCGCCCTCGCCCGATCAGCCCAAGCCGGCACGGCGCGGCAGCGCGGGCGCGTCGCTGGCCGCTGCGCTGCGACCGCAGGGGTAA
- the leuA gene encoding 2-isopropylmalate synthase, with product MLRDPSQKYRPFPTVDLPDRRWPSTTITRAPRWLSTDLRDGNQALIDPMDAEKKTRFFDLLVKVGLKEIEVGFPSAGATEFDFISGLVRDGRVPDDVTIQVLTQSRRDLIERSFESLDGAKTAIVHVYNAVSPAWRKIVFGMTRDEVRNIAVEGAKVLRDEAAKRPDTRWQFEYSPETFSTAELDFSVEVCAAVMEVLRPTAEAPIILNLPATVECATPNVYADQIEWFGRNIPNREAVVISLHTHNDRGTGVAAAELGLMAGADRVEGCLLGNGERTGNCDLVTVALNMYTQGTDPQLDLSNIDEIVKTVEYATNIPVHPRTPYAGDLVFTAFSGSHQDAIKKGFAAQAARNDTLWEVPYLPIDPADLGRSYEAVIRVNSQSGKGGVAWVLEQDKGLKLPKRMQADFSRHVQALADESSRELNAADIWGAFEQAYLPCDGDRFVLRDYEETGATGERVFVGRVAIDGEERSLSGRGNGLISGVIAALADSTGPALDVVDYSEHAIGHGAGAQAVAYLECRTGDWRTVWGVGIDSDIATASVRAVLSAANRA from the coding sequence ATGTTGCGCGATCCTAGCCAGAAATACCGTCCTTTCCCCACCGTCGACCTGCCCGACCGCCGCTGGCCGTCGACCACGATCACGCGCGCGCCGCGCTGGCTGTCGACCGACCTGCGCGACGGCAATCAGGCGCTGATCGACCCGATGGACGCCGAGAAGAAGACCCGCTTCTTCGACCTGCTGGTGAAAGTCGGGTTGAAGGAGATCGAGGTCGGCTTCCCCAGCGCGGGCGCGACCGAATTCGACTTCATCAGCGGGCTGGTCCGCGACGGGCGCGTTCCCGACGACGTGACCATTCAGGTATTGACGCAATCGCGCCGCGACCTGATCGAACGCAGCTTCGAGAGTCTGGATGGCGCGAAGACCGCGATCGTCCACGTCTACAACGCGGTCAGCCCGGCGTGGCGCAAGATCGTGTTCGGGATGACGCGCGACGAGGTCAGGAACATCGCGGTCGAGGGCGCGAAGGTGCTGCGCGACGAAGCCGCCAAGCGCCCGGACACGCGCTGGCAGTTCGAATATTCGCCCGAGACCTTCTCGACCGCCGAGCTGGATTTCTCGGTGGAGGTTTGCGCGGCGGTGATGGAGGTGCTGCGCCCGACGGCCGAGGCACCGATCATCCTCAACCTGCCCGCAACCGTCGAATGCGCGACGCCGAACGTCTATGCCGACCAGATCGAATGGTTCGGGCGCAACATCCCGAACCGCGAGGCAGTGGTGATCTCGCTCCACACGCACAACGATCGCGGCACCGGGGTTGCGGCTGCCGAACTGGGGCTGATGGCGGGCGCGGATCGCGTCGAGGGCTGCCTGCTCGGTAATGGCGAGCGGACCGGCAATTGCGATCTGGTGACCGTCGCGCTCAACATGTACACGCAAGGGACCGACCCGCAACTCGACCTGTCGAACATCGACGAGATCGTAAAGACGGTCGAATATGCGACGAACATTCCGGTGCATCCGCGCACGCCTTATGCCGGCGATCTGGTGTTCACCGCCTTTTCGGGCAGCCATCAGGACGCGATCAAGAAGGGCTTCGCCGCGCAGGCCGCGCGCAACGACACGTTGTGGGAGGTACCGTACCTGCCGATCGACCCTGCCGATCTGGGTCGCAGCTACGAGGCGGTGATCCGCGTCAACTCGCAGAGCGGCAAGGGCGGGGTCGCCTGGGTGCTGGAGCAGGACAAGGGGCTGAAGCTGCCCAAAAGGATGCAGGCCGATTTCAGCCGCCATGTGCAGGCGCTGGCCGACGAGAGCAGCCGCGAGCTGAACGCCGCCGATATCTGGGGCGCGTTCGAGCAGGCGTATCTGCCGTGCGACGGCGACCGCTTCGTGCTGCGCGACTATGAGGAAACCGGCGCGACCGGCGAGCGCGTGTTCGTCGGGCGGGTGGCGATCGACGGCGAGGAACGCTCGCTGTCGGGACGCGGCAACGGCCTGATCTCGGGGGTGATCGCCGCACTGGCCGACAGCACCGGGCCGGCGCTGGACGTCGTCGATTATAGCGAGCACGCGATCGGGCACGGCGCGGGCGCGCAGGCGGTCGCCTATCTTGAATGCCGCACCGGCGACTGGCGAACCGTGTGGGGAGTCGGTATCGACAGCGACATCGCCACCGCCAGCGTCCGCGCGGTGCTCTCCGCGGCGAACCGCGCATGA
- a CDS encoding response regulator, with protein sequence MTVLFIEDDRMNRRVVRDMLDVADVEMVEAESAEIGLALIDEHDFAIALIDLRMPGMDGLTAIGHIRARTDAKARLPIIVVTADTAVDLRQRCVAAGANDVIFKPVAMDELFDAMGRLLAEDGDAALI encoded by the coding sequence ATGACGGTGCTGTTCATCGAGGATGACAGAATGAACCGTCGGGTCGTGCGCGACATGCTGGACGTCGCCGATGTCGAGATGGTCGAGGCCGAGAGCGCCGAGATCGGGCTTGCGCTGATCGACGAGCACGATTTCGCGATCGCGCTGATCGACCTCAGGATGCCCGGCATGGACGGGCTCACCGCGATCGGCCACATCCGCGCGCGCACCGACGCCAAGGCGCGGCTGCCGATCATCGTCGTCACGGCCGACACCGCCGTCGACCTGCGCCAGCGCTGCGTCGCGGCGGGCGCGAACGACGTGATCTTCAAGCCGGTGGCGATGGACGAATTGTTCGACGCGATGGGCCGCCTGCTCGCAGAAGACGGCGACGCCGCGCTGATCTGA
- a CDS encoding ATP-binding protein, whose product MRTARIALGAILAALLAGNAPAAATPADAAAIEQRMASDPEAALAMAQKARARLSPAMLRSADGATLLWLAGEAQVRVGDPRGGLRTLEQARDIAARVPAPARLLADITLSQGSALTDAGQVADALTTLQRAHRMFVALHDLRSQSRALILIALLYASAQDHPTALRYFDQVEDGHPTDLGLAMAVDSGRGNALLALGRFTEAQGEFREALAAARSLRSAPVIAQSLGDLSLAQLRSGDLAGAARSVEAALAVARRPDAAVIRPQLLAAAADVALRRGDVARARQLVEARFDKVDLTRTTLTDRHAHDVAYRTFVADRDPAAALPHLAAVQRLDAQATEIARSTSAALAAGRFDYANQELRIARLKAAALARTIAYQRATARSQRLILYGVAGTTLLVILMLATGLALIGRSRNRERAANRDLAASNAQLEKLSQAKTEFLATTSHEIRTPLNGILGMTQVMIADKALDPTVRERLNVVHGAGQTMRALVDDILDMAKIETGRLTLESAPFDLRATIDDAAQLWRDPALAKGLRFEVDAGGAPHWIVGDAARLRQIVFNLLSNAVKFTESGLVALRVASVQGRLRIIVTDHGIGMDGATQRIVFESFRQADASTTRRFGGTGLGLSICRNLARAMGGDVTVESRLGEGSRFTLDLPLVVAEAPAAVTAPGGLLIVERQPIARAMLRSLFAAEPNVAFCDADDALARAAEVRPQVLLIDAGTFGRAPADLAALVDAAGGARVALLAPKLTDEERHALCHVGITNVIEKPVPKRALVDAIGAMLRHPVRDAA is encoded by the coding sequence ATGCGGACGGCGCGGATTGCGCTCGGCGCCATCCTCGCCGCACTGCTGGCCGGCAACGCGCCCGCCGCTGCAACGCCCGCGGATGCCGCGGCGATCGAGCAGCGCATGGCCAGCGATCCAGAGGCGGCGCTGGCAATGGCGCAGAAGGCGCGTGCGCGGCTGTCGCCCGCGATGCTGCGCTCGGCAGACGGTGCGACGTTGCTATGGCTCGCGGGGGAGGCGCAGGTTCGCGTCGGCGATCCCCGCGGCGGGTTGCGCACACTCGAACAGGCGCGCGATATCGCCGCCCGCGTGCCGGCGCCGGCGCGGTTGCTTGCCGACATCACGCTTTCGCAGGGTAGCGCGTTGACCGACGCCGGGCAGGTCGCCGACGCACTGACGACGTTGCAGCGCGCGCACCGGATGTTCGTCGCGCTGCACGACCTCCGCAGCCAGTCGCGCGCGTTGATCCTCATCGCGCTGCTCTATGCCAGCGCGCAGGATCATCCGACCGCGCTGCGCTATTTCGATCAGGTCGAGGATGGTCATCCCACCGACCTCGGGCTGGCGATGGCGGTCGACAGCGGCCGCGGCAACGCCTTGCTCGCGCTCGGACGCTTTACGGAGGCGCAGGGCGAATTCAGGGAGGCACTGGCCGCGGCGCGTAGCCTGCGCAGCGCCCCGGTGATCGCGCAATCGCTGGGCGACCTGTCGCTGGCGCAGTTGCGCAGCGGCGATCTCGCCGGTGCGGCGCGCAGCGTCGAGGCGGCGCTGGCGGTCGCGCGCCGCCCGGACGCGGCGGTGATCCGCCCGCAATTGCTCGCCGCCGCGGCAGATGTCGCATTACGTCGCGGCGACGTCGCTCGCGCGCGCCAGCTCGTCGAGGCGCGTTTTGACAAGGTAGACCTGACCCGGACGACGCTGACCGATCGCCATGCGCACGATGTCGCTTATCGTACCTTCGTTGCGGACCGTGACCCGGCCGCGGCGCTGCCGCATCTCGCCGCGGTCCAGCGGCTCGACGCGCAGGCGACCGAGATCGCGCGGTCGACCAGCGCCGCGCTCGCCGCCGGGCGTTTCGATTATGCCAATCAGGAGTTGCGGATCGCCCGGCTGAAGGCGGCGGCACTGGCGCGCACGATCGCCTATCAGCGCGCCACCGCGCGGTCGCAACGGCTGATCCTGTACGGTGTCGCCGGTACGACGCTGCTGGTGATCCTCATGCTCGCGACCGGGCTGGCGCTGATCGGGCGCAGCCGCAACCGCGAGCGTGCCGCCAACCGCGACCTGGCCGCGAGCAACGCGCAGCTGGAAAAGCTGTCGCAGGCGAAGACCGAGTTCCTCGCCACCACCAGCCACGAGATCCGCACGCCGCTCAACGGCATCCTCGGCATGACGCAGGTGATGATCGCCGACAAGGCGCTCGATCCGACGGTTCGCGAGCGGCTCAACGTCGTGCATGGCGCCGGGCAGACGATGCGGGCGCTGGTCGACGACATCCTCGACATGGCGAAGATCGAGACCGGGCGGCTGACGCTGGAGAGCGCGCCGTTCGATCTTCGCGCGACGATCGACGACGCCGCGCAGCTGTGGCGCGACCCTGCGCTGGCGAAAGGCTTGCGGTTCGAGGTCGACGCGGGCGGGGCGCCGCACTGGATTGTCGGCGACGCGGCACGTTTGCGGCAGATCGTCTTCAACCTGCTGTCGAACGCGGTCAAATTCACCGAGAGCGGGCTGGTCGCGCTGCGCGTCGCGTCGGTGCAGGGACGGTTGCGGATCATCGTCACCGATCACGGCATCGGCATGGACGGCGCGACGCAACGGATCGTGTTCGAATCGTTTCGTCAGGCGGACGCCAGCACCACGCGCAGGTTCGGCGGCACCGGGCTGGGGCTGTCGATCTGCCGCAATCTCGCACGCGCGATGGGCGGCGACGTGACGGTCGAGAGCCGGCTGGGCGAGGGCTCGCGCTTCACGCTCGACCTGCCGCTGGTCGTTGCCGAGGCCCCGGCCGCCGTGACAGCGCCGGGCGGCCTGCTGATCGTCGAGCGCCAGCCGATCGCGCGGGCGATGCTGCGGTCCTTGTTCGCCGCGGAGCCGAATGTCGCCTTCTGCGATGCCGATGACGCGCTCGCCCGCGCCGCCGAGGTGCGGCCGCAGGTGCTGCTGATCGATGCCGGCACCTTCGGCCGCGCACCGGCCGACCTCGCCGCGCTGGTGGACGCCGCCGGCGGCGCGCGCGTCGCGTTGCTCGCGCCCAAACTGACCGACGAAGAGCGCCATGCGCTATGTCACGTCGGCATCACAAATGTTATCGAAAAGCCTGTTCCCAAACGGGCCTTGGTGGACGCTATAGGTGCCATGCTCAGGCACCCTGTCAGGGATGCCGCGTAA
- a CDS encoding EAL domain-containing protein, producing the protein MGSTNGKDMASLYHLAPPTPLDGDIVPPARRKGCALIKLVNFNVLRREVGVAGVRRLVDVMATRLRQAIPEAVVSASGRDVIEVDFTSSAPDALARMTADCRAACAAPVQIDDFFCAPKFLISGAIGAADADSALLIEEAEAALAEAGQAAASPLRQSGGVEDIVVAGLEGALDRGEMVLHYQPKVHIRRQAIDCVEALVRWQHPERGLVLPGDFIPATERAQRMERLTLWTIAQAIADQRALRAQGHDLRIFINMSGHLLADAEFVRLACAAITAAPDARLGFEVTETSVIRDPDGAIAHLREFDRIGVRISIDDYGAGLSSLAYLKQLPACELKIDKLFVTQLTSSNRDPLIVRSTIDLAHALDMEVVAEGVETQAALALLSVMGCDMAQGYFISPPLAPAPLAAFLAAEQHRQATQDVRGTFTRRAAGWKRG; encoded by the coding sequence GTGGGTTCTACCAACGGCAAGGACATGGCCAGCCTGTACCATCTTGCCCCGCCAACGCCGCTCGACGGCGACATCGTGCCTCCGGCGCGGCGGAAGGGATGCGCCTTAATAAAACTGGTCAATTTCAATGTCTTACGGCGTGAGGTTGGTGTCGCGGGCGTGCGCCGGCTGGTCGACGTGATGGCCACGCGACTGCGGCAGGCGATCCCGGAGGCGGTCGTATCGGCATCGGGACGCGACGTGATCGAGGTCGATTTCACCTCCTCCGCCCCCGATGCGCTGGCGCGAATGACCGCCGATTGTCGCGCCGCCTGTGCCGCGCCGGTGCAGATCGACGATTTTTTTTGTGCGCCCAAGTTCCTGATATCGGGTGCGATCGGCGCGGCCGACGCCGATTCGGCGCTGTTGATCGAAGAGGCCGAGGCGGCGCTTGCCGAGGCCGGGCAGGCGGCGGCCTCACCCCTCAGGCAGTCGGGCGGGGTCGAGGACATCGTCGTCGCCGGGCTGGAGGGTGCGCTCGACCGCGGCGAGATGGTGCTCCATTACCAGCCGAAGGTGCATATTCGGCGTCAGGCGATCGACTGCGTCGAGGCACTGGTCCGGTGGCAGCATCCGGAGCGCGGACTGGTGCTGCCCGGCGACTTCATCCCGGCGACCGAGCGCGCACAGCGCATGGAGCGGCTGACGTTATGGACGATCGCACAGGCGATCGCCGACCAGCGCGCGCTCCGCGCGCAGGGGCATGACCTGCGCATCTTCATCAACATGTCGGGCCATCTGCTCGCCGATGCCGAGTTCGTGCGGCTCGCCTGTGCCGCGATCACCGCCGCACCCGACGCGCGGCTGGGGTTCGAGGTGACCGAAACCTCGGTGATCCGCGATCCCGACGGCGCGATCGCGCACCTGCGCGAGTTCGACCGCATCGGGGTCCGCATCTCGATCGACGATTACGGCGCGGGCCTGTCGAGCCTCGCCTATCTCAAGCAGCTTCCGGCCTGCGAATTGAAGATCGACAAGCTCTTCGTCACGCAGCTTACCAGCTCGAACCGCGATCCGCTGATCGTGCGCTCGACGATCGACCTCGCCCATGCGCTCGACATGGAGGTGGTCGCCGAGGGGGTCGAGACGCAGGCGGCGCTGGCGCTGCTCTCGGTGATGGGCTGCGACATGGCGCAGGGTTATTTCATCAGCCCGCCGCTCGCCCCCGCACCGCTCGCGGCGTTTCTTGCCGCCGAACAACATCGTCAGGCGACGCAGGACGTGCGCGGCACCTTCACGCGCCGCGCCGCCGGATGGAAGCGCGGGTGA
- a CDS encoding HAD-IA family hydrolase, with product MTRRYAAFLFDMDGTLINSIPSAVRAWTAWAEKHDINVGELMAVMHGVRAIETIRRFAPPGVDPQAEFEALLQAEIDDVTDVVEIAGAAAFTRALPADRWAIVTSAPRSLAEVRLRAAGLAAPAVMVTADDIERGKPAPDCFLLAAERLGVAASDCLVWEDAPAGITAGEAAGADVMVITATHHARLETAHGSVEDYGTLSVEVAEDGALLLHERVAAE from the coding sequence ATGACGCGCCGCTACGCCGCCTTCCTGTTCGATATGGACGGGACGCTCATCAACAGCATCCCGTCCGCGGTCCGGGCATGGACCGCCTGGGCCGAGAAGCACGACATCAATGTCGGGGAGCTGATGGCGGTGATGCACGGCGTCCGTGCGATCGAGACGATCCGCCGTTTCGCCCCGCCCGGCGTCGATCCACAGGCCGAGTTCGAGGCGCTGTTGCAGGCCGAGATCGACGATGTCACCGACGTGGTCGAGATCGCGGGCGCGGCGGCATTCACCCGCGCGCTGCCGGCGGATCGCTGGGCGATCGTCACGTCGGCCCCGCGCTCGCTCGCGGAGGTGCGCTTGCGCGCCGCGGGTCTGGCGGCACCCGCGGTGATGGTGACGGCCGACGATATCGAGCGCGGCAAGCCCGCACCCGACTGTTTCCTGCTCGCCGCCGAGCGGCTGGGCGTGGCGGCCAGCGACTGTCTGGTGTGGGAAGATGCGCCGGCGGGGATCACCGCTGGCGAAGCGGCGGGCGCGGACGTCATGGTCATTACCGCAACGCATCATGCACGACTGGAAACCGCGCATGGCAGCGTCGAGGATTATGGCACGCTGTCGGTCGAGGTCGCCGAGGACGGCGCGTTGTTGCTGCACGAGCGGGTGGCGGCGGAATAA
- a CDS encoding ComF family protein, producing MSPRLLLPGLLDLVLPPRCPGCGATVAAQGRFCASCWSSLRFLGPPWCAGCNMPFAFDRGEGARCATCLAEPPVHGGVRAAVAYGEVARTVALRLKYGGRPFYAATMAALMLRHLPAEATLLIPVPLHRRRLWSRGYNQAALIAAALGTRAKLPVDAHALQRHRATPPLRDRSAQERRATVAGAFRVTPHGRRAVHGASLVLVDDVYTSGATAEACVKALRGAGAASVTILAWTRVIEGASD from the coding sequence GTGTCGCCCCGCCTGCTCCTGCCCGGCCTGCTCGACCTCGTGCTCCCGCCGCGCTGCCCGGGGTGCGGTGCGACCGTCGCGGCGCAGGGACGGTTCTGCGCCTCCTGCTGGTCGAGCCTGCGCTTCCTGGGGCCGCCCTGGTGCGCGGGCTGCAACATGCCGTTCGCGTTCGATCGCGGTGAGGGTGCGCGCTGCGCGACGTGTCTGGCCGAGCCGCCCGTTCATGGCGGTGTCCGCGCAGCGGTCGCCTATGGCGAGGTGGCGCGAACGGTCGCGCTGCGGCTCAAATACGGCGGTCGCCCGTTCTACGCCGCGACGATGGCGGCGCTGATGCTGCGGCATCTGCCCGCCGAGGCGACGTTGCTGATCCCGGTGCCGCTCCATCGCCGCCGCTTGTGGTCGCGCGGCTACAATCAGGCGGCGCTGATCGCGGCGGCGCTGGGCACGCGCGCGAAGCTGCCGGTCGACGCGCATGCGCTGCAACGCCACCGCGCGACCCCGCCGCTCCGCGACCGTTCCGCGCAGGAGCGGCGCGCGACCGTCGCGGGCGCCTTCCGCGTCACGCCGCACGGGCGGCGGGCGGTGCACGGCGCGTCGCTGGTGCTGGTCGACGACGTTTATACCAGCGGCGCGACGGCGGAGGCGTGCGTCAAGGCATTGCGTGGCGCCGGCGCGGCATCGGTCACGATCCTCGCCTGGACGCGCGTGATCGAGGGGGCAAGCGATTGA
- a CDS encoding DUF1178 family protein translates to MIVFDLRCARDGHVFEAWFASSAAYDDQRARGLLACPSCGAAEIDKALMAPNVAPKGNRGVAPSEAKALLARIAEAQRRALAGSRWVGGDFAAEARAMHAGDKPDAPIHGQASLAEAKQLAEEGVPIAPLPLPVTPPETVN, encoded by the coding sequence ATGATTGTCTTCGACCTGCGGTGCGCGCGCGACGGCCATGTGTTCGAGGCGTGGTTCGCCTCGTCGGCCGCCTATGACGATCAGCGTGCGCGCGGATTGCTGGCATGCCCGTCGTGCGGTGCGGCGGAGATCGACAAGGCGCTGATGGCACCCAATGTCGCGCCCAAGGGCAATCGCGGTGTCGCGCCATCCGAGGCCAAGGCGCTGCTCGCCAGGATCGCGGAGGCGCAGCGCCGGGCGCTCGCCGGGTCGCGCTGGGTCGGGGGCGATTTCGCCGCCGAGGCGCGCGCGATGCACGCCGGCGACAAGCCGGACGCGCCGATCCACGGTCAGGCCAGCCTCGCGGAGGCGAAGCAACTCGCCGAGGAAGGCGTCCCGATCGCACCGCTCCCGCTGCCGGTCACGCCGCCGGAGACGGTGAACTGA